From one Nothobranchius furzeri strain GRZ-AD chromosome 2, NfurGRZ-RIMD1, whole genome shotgun sequence genomic stretch:
- the msraa gene encoding mitochondrial peptide methionine sulfoxide reductase isoform X4, which yields MVVFGMGCFWGAERKFWTQKGVYSTQVGYCGGYTPNPTYKEVCTGRDTPRWFGLFSIQIGSVSPVFSESSGKATTRLKGCVRGTMSGRRTALLSTPTHSSSSRKLWPPKISTRRGSWFQRRGAQIENARSPRVFTRTLGTCNRRGAADRRIRPVNRKQAACLTECVSVHQDHAVSRNHRSSRLRLRSDTHSVQD from the exons ATGGTCGTGTTTG gaatggGCTGTTTCTGGGGAGCAGAGAGGAAGTTCTGGACACAGAAAGGAGTTTATTCCACCCAGGTGGGCTACTGTGGAGGGTATACACCTAACCCCACATACAAGGAGGTGTGCACAG GACGGGACACACCGAGGTGGTTCGGGTTGTTTTCCATCCAGATCGGATCAGTTTCTCCAGTCTTCTCAGAGTCTTCTGGGAAAGCCACGACCCGACTCAAG GGATGCGTCAGGGGAACGATGTCGGGACGACGTACCGCTCTGCTATCTACACCTACACACAGCAGCAGCTCCAGGAAGCTTTGGCCTCCAAAGATCAGTACGAGAAG agggagttggttccagagacgaggcgcacagattgagaacgcTCGTTCTCCTCGCGTCTTCACCCGAACACTTGGGACCTGTAACAGGCGCGGCGCTGCTGATCGAAGAATTCGACCAG tgAATCGGAAACAGGCGGCATGCCTCACAGAATGTGTATCCGTGCATCAGGATCACGCTGTGAGCAGAAACCACAGATCCAGTCGACTCCGCCTCCGTAGCGATACACATTCTGTCCAAGACTAA
- the msraa gene encoding mitochondrial peptide methionine sulfoxide reductase isoform X2: METELFHLFQKEPRWSCLEWAVSGEQRGSSGHRKEFIPPRWATVEGIHLTPHTRRCAQDGTHRGGSGCFPSRSDQFLQSSQSLLGKPRPDSRDASGERCRDDVPLCYLHLHTAAAPGSFGLQRSVREEGVGSRDEAHRLRTLVLLASSPEHLGPVTGAALLIEEFDQVLTEDGFGPITTEITEAKPFYYAEDYHQQYLSKNPDGYCGLRGTGISCPVELGRTTQ, translated from the exons ATGGAAACAGAACTGTTCCACCTTTTCCAGAAGGAACCCAGATGGTCGTGTTTG gaatggGCTGTTTCTGGGGAGCAGAGAGGAAGTTCTGGACACAGAAAGGAGTTTATTCCACCCAGGTGGGCTACTGTGGAGGGTATACACCTAACCCCACATACAAGGAGGTGTGCACAG GACGGGACACACCGAGGTGGTTCGGGTTGTTTTCCATCCAGATCGGATCAGTTTCTCCAGTCTTCTCAGAGTCTTCTGGGAAAGCCACGACCCGACTCAAG GGATGCGTCAGGGGAACGATGTCGGGACGACGTACCGCTCTGCTATCTACACCTACACACAGCAGCAGCTCCAGGAAGCTTTGGCCTCCAAAGATCAGTACGAGAAG agggagttggttccagagacgaggcgcacagattgagaacgcTCGTTCTCCTCGCGTCTTCACCCGAACACTTGGGACCTGTAACAGGCGCGGCGCTGCTGATCGAAGAATTCGACCAG GTTCTGACTGAGGACGGGTTTGGCCCAATTACTACAGAGATTACTGAAGCCAAACCCTTTTATTATGCTGAGGACTACCACCAACAGTACCTGAGCAAGAACCCAGATGGGTACTGTGGCCTGAGAGGGACTGGCATCTCCTGTCCAGTGGAACTCGGCAGGACGACCCAATAG